One Oscillospiraceae bacterium DNA segment encodes these proteins:
- a CDS encoding DUF4143 domain-containing protein translates to MSMDYIKRISDEKLALLLRAKGAVLIEGPKWCGKTSSAEMLAKSVLYMQDPDTSKANRLTAQTKPSLLLEGETPRLLDEWQVAPELWNAVRFAVDKRHANGQFILTGSVVPTRTDDMHTGTGRIARMKMRTMSLFETGDSTGEISLEALFNGAAGLEGRSGVSVEALAFLINRGGWPAVARETDEKIALTVAGDYLEAVANEDISRADGIEKNPDRVKALMRSLSRNVSNEARTTTILNDLIANDEALSQVTVDQYISALKKIFVIEDLPAWSVRLRSKTAIRTTAKRHFTDPSIATAALRAAPKRLLSDFETFGFLFESLCVRDLRIYAESIDGNVYHYRDKSGLEIDAVVQLADGRWGAVEVKLGAGEIEDASKNLLRLKQAVDTEKMNEPSFLMVLTGTEYAFQMKNGVWVVPLGCLKN, encoded by the coding sequence ATGAGCATGGACTATATAAAACGAATTTCAGATGAAAAACTGGCGCTTTTGCTTCGCGCGAAGGGAGCCGTCCTCATAGAAGGACCCAAGTGGTGCGGCAAAACAAGCTCTGCCGAAATGCTGGCCAAAAGCGTTCTGTATATGCAGGACCCCGACACATCGAAGGCGAACAGGCTGACGGCGCAAACGAAGCCTTCGCTGTTGCTGGAAGGCGAAACGCCGCGCCTGCTCGACGAGTGGCAGGTCGCGCCGGAGTTGTGGAACGCCGTTCGCTTTGCGGTTGACAAGCGGCACGCAAACGGCCAGTTCATCCTCACCGGCTCTGTCGTGCCGACCAGGACAGACGACATGCATACCGGAACCGGGCGCATTGCGCGCATGAAGATGCGCACGATGTCTTTGTTCGAGACCGGCGATTCGACCGGCGAGATATCCCTCGAAGCGCTGTTCAACGGCGCCGCCGGTCTGGAAGGGCGGTCCGGCGTTTCCGTCGAAGCGCTGGCGTTTCTGATCAACCGCGGCGGCTGGCCGGCCGTAGCGCGGGAAACAGATGAAAAAATCGCCTTAACTGTCGCCGGGGACTATCTGGAAGCCGTGGCCAACGAGGATATCTCAAGGGCCGACGGTATCGAGAAGAACCCCGACAGGGTAAAGGCGCTCATGCGTTCTTTGTCGCGCAATGTATCGAACGAGGCAAGGACCACAACCATATTAAACGACCTGATCGCAAACGACGAGGCGCTGTCACAGGTCACCGTCGACCAATACATCAGTGCGTTGAAAAAAATATTCGTGATCGAGGATCTGCCCGCGTGGAGCGTCAGGCTACGCTCAAAGACCGCAATTCGCACCACGGCGAAGCGGCATTTCACCGACCCGTCAATTGCAACGGCCGCGCTTCGGGCAGCGCCCAAGAGGCTCCTCTCGGACTTTGAGACTTTCGGATTTCTGTTCGAGTCGCTTTGTGTGAGAGATCTCAGGATCTATGCGGAGAGCATAGACGGCAATGTCTATCATTACCGCGACAAGAGCGGGCTTGAAATAGACGCGGTCGTCCAACTTGCGGACGGCCGCTGGGGCGCTGTCGAGGTCAAGCTGGGGGCGGGCGAGATTGAGGATGCCTCGAAAAATCTGCTCAGACTGAAACAGGCCGTGGACACGGAAAAAATGAATGAGCCGTCCTTTTTGATGGTGCTCACGGGGACGGAATACGCTTTTCAGATGAAAAACGGCGTCTGGGTCGTGCCGCTTGGCTGCCTGAAAAATTGA
- a CDS encoding DUF2271 domain-containing protein has translation MHTLKPHRFLAVILLFALAALPGCTGTPAQPAETPSDRSWATIAFDFQKQSGHASNQFAVWVETADGQYVKTLYATKFTAAGGYKNRPDSIPTWVDRSGLAGLSKEQVDVMAGATPKSGAQSYTWDLTGADGAPVPAGTYKFFVEGSLRWKNRVLHAGEIAIGGEAATATATAAFTYETSPDQPALSDDSPEHDMIGTVTAGVHAVTVPHRA, from the coding sequence GTGCATACATTGAAACCGCACAGATTTCTTGCCGTCATACTTTTGTTTGCGCTGGCCGCGCTGCCCGGCTGCACCGGCACACCGGCGCAGCCCGCGGAGACGCCGTCGGATCGGTCCTGGGCGACCATCGCCTTCGACTTTCAAAAACAGTCCGGTCACGCCTCCAACCAATTCGCCGTCTGGGTGGAGACCGCCGATGGCCAATACGTCAAAACGCTGTACGCGACAAAATTCACGGCGGCCGGCGGGTACAAAAACAGGCCGGATTCCATTCCGACCTGGGTGGATCGATCCGGCCTTGCCGGGTTGTCCAAGGAACAGGTGGACGTCATGGCCGGCGCGACGCCGAAGTCCGGCGCCCAGTCCTACACCTGGGACCTGACCGGGGCGGACGGCGCCCCGGTACCGGCCGGAACGTACAAGTTCTTTGTAGAGGGCTCGCTGCGCTGGAAAAACCGCGTCCTGCACGCCGGTGAGATCGCCATCGGCGGCGAGGCGGCGACCGCGACGGCGACCGCGGCGTTCACCTATGAGACGTCGCCCGACCAACCCGCGCTCTCGGACGACTCTCCGGAACATGACATGATCGGTACAGTCACGGCGGGAGTACACGCCGTGACTGTACCGCATCGCGCGTGA
- a CDS encoding family 43 glycosylhydrolase has protein sequence MAFRRMISCFWVMVLSISLTAQLSATGVELGSPAYSDFGPMADAQQYWNLVGAADKMRFVSAGANASKISFDDSDNVKAILNSLPDGQNPYEWKDYVVEAAITLNGDATSNAGVMFRTTDAVNGSSDSYKGYYIGFGPSYYILGRANNNWAEINRSSNRSIAVGVSHTIKIVVYGSKIAIYGDGEEIFNFVDTTYTAGSVGFRAWGRQFVADSITVRPVTVADLDAAFGGADVPNKAVEHVFQIGNTNPFVPGYAADGSIFFDEHSQYYYVFATNDGNGGKNTWPTQVWYSKDLISWEHRDVELPEEWFMKSNDYDEQPHDMVWAPSVIYNPKNQKYYITYTIGSQRIGMSDSLFGPWVDANKVEPNKPFINTHDGQFFLDDDGSIYMTVGAWTFCIIKLDFDAEGKVSAGAQDDPRMNRTSGRATNPFKYYTAEGIRNSFEASEIFKRNGLYYLVWSTDGGAAYNVRYAVADDVFGPYREINGSYDNPILSTDNEKNILGPGHHATFVKGDDYYIIYHRQSYPFVDSKRQTCIEKLNFNADGSIQQVIPSHSGVALFENPEKRTNIALGKQTRVSSARVYAPTSQSNVNFRYSGNFAVDENGGTRWDAGLGAKNPWLIVDLGSDSDISAIQTTFEFTNKKYFYKLETLTQEHAKDIDSATESENWRIYVDKTTEGAQYSPVEDTTAGGVDVTARYVRITIHKTESVPETAEAGNKVNGDNATSIFEIKVFGEQTASDLNRVIEAESFNLQSGLTLEASALTGMNICSTNNNDFIMYQNIDLGAGANVVQARVAVGSAGGRVDVRIDSAVGPLIATIDVENTGGWQTWHTLTAKLSDTVVGKHDIYLVFKADNDREGVANIDWIKFGDSSVNKSNLKQMLLLAESELLKDYTSSSLRQLRAVHDNALAVYEDLNSTQQQVDDAVIALIKAIESLVYVGGVQAEYYTLQRRTGLDRGAVYPYGLDATRKKDVLIDDNINFSNMEGLLSQHAGQSDYAGVRWTGRIKAPVTGTYVFTTYTDNGVQFDFNSEANLINWWVNDWEQYKSTKAVTLQEGEIYNFEMRYMEIEGGSCALLYWTIDDGARQIVPMTSLLLPLVDYERLDSLVAQAKALRGNKFTPASWQNMQDSLQKALDVRDGDKILQYQADAAATDLEQKITALVPVSAPDWEASFTAAESDGKIDVSAYVSNNTTTLSTVNVVIAEYDKLTGRLLAVDSKQVALHDADEEIGLTLAVKGDYVLKLFVWDSVTYAPKMNPVP, from the coding sequence ACAACGTAAAAGCGATCCTAAATTCGCTCCCGGACGGCCAAAACCCGTACGAATGGAAAGACTACGTTGTGGAAGCGGCCATTACCCTCAACGGCGACGCCACGAGCAACGCCGGCGTAATGTTCAGAACGACCGATGCCGTCAACGGGAGTTCCGATTCGTATAAGGGCTATTACATTGGATTTGGCCCCAGTTACTACATACTTGGCAGAGCAAACAACAATTGGGCAGAGATAAACAGAAGCAGCAACCGGAGTATCGCCGTTGGCGTATCGCACACAATCAAAATTGTCGTCTATGGCAGCAAGATCGCGATTTACGGCGACGGCGAAGAGATCTTTAATTTCGTTGACACCACATATACAGCCGGTTCTGTCGGGTTCCGCGCCTGGGGCAGACAATTCGTCGCGGACAGCATAACGGTACGCCCGGTAACGGTCGCGGATCTTGACGCGGCGTTCGGAGGGGCGGATGTGCCGAACAAAGCCGTGGAGCATGTTTTCCAGATCGGTAACACCAACCCCTTTGTGCCGGGATACGCCGCGGACGGTTCGATCTTTTTTGACGAACATTCGCAGTATTATTATGTTTTTGCGACAAACGACGGGAACGGCGGAAAAAACACCTGGCCGACTCAAGTCTGGTATTCGAAAGATTTAATCAGCTGGGAACATCGGGACGTGGAATTGCCGGAAGAGTGGTTCATGAAATCCAACGATTACGATGAACAGCCGCACGATATGGTTTGGGCTCCGAGCGTAATATACAATCCCAAAAATCAAAAATACTATATTACATATACCATCGGCAGCCAGCGAATCGGCATGTCGGATTCGCTATTTGGGCCGTGGGTTGACGCGAATAAAGTTGAGCCGAACAAGCCGTTTATCAACACGCACGACGGACAGTTTTTTCTGGATGACGACGGATCTATTTATATGACCGTCGGCGCCTGGACGTTTTGCATCATAAAACTGGATTTCGACGCGGAGGGCAAAGTCTCCGCCGGGGCACAGGACGACCCCCGCATGAACCGGACATCCGGCCGAGCAACCAATCCGTTCAAATATTACACGGCGGAAGGCATAAGAAACTCTTTTGAGGCTTCGGAGATATTCAAACGCAACGGCCTGTATTACCTGGTCTGGTCAACGGACGGCGGCGCGGCTTATAATGTCAGGTACGCGGTCGCGGACGACGTTTTTGGCCCATACCGCGAGATAAACGGTTCGTATGATAATCCGATTTTGTCCACCGATAACGAAAAAAATATCCTGGGGCCGGGGCATCATGCCACATTTGTCAAGGGCGACGACTACTATATAATTTATCATCGTCAGAGTTATCCTTTTGTCGACAGCAAACGGCAGACATGTATTGAGAAGCTCAATTTTAACGCGGATGGGAGTATCCAACAAGTCATTCCGTCCCATTCCGGTGTCGCGTTGTTTGAGAACCCCGAAAAACGCACCAATATAGCCCTGGGGAAACAGACCAGAGTTTCGTCCGCCAGGGTATACGCGCCGACCTCTCAATCCAATGTCAACTTCAGATATAGCGGTAACTTCGCGGTTGACGAAAATGGGGGCACCCGCTGGGACGCGGGCCTGGGTGCCAAAAATCCGTGGTTAATCGTGGATCTGGGCAGTGATTCCGATATATCGGCCATACAGACGACGTTCGAGTTTACGAATAAGAAATACTTCTATAAGCTCGAAACGCTTACGCAAGAGCACGCGAAGGATATCGATTCCGCGACGGAAAGCGAAAATTGGCGGATTTATGTTGATAAAACCACCGAAGGCGCGCAGTATTCGCCTGTAGAGGATACGACTGCCGGTGGCGTCGACGTAACGGCGAGGTATGTGCGCATCACAATCCATAAAACCGAGAGCGTCCCAGAAACGGCGGAAGCCGGAAACAAAGTGAACGGCGACAACGCTACAAGCATTTTTGAGATAAAAGTTTTCGGCGAACAGACCGCCAGCGATTTGAACCGTGTTATCGAAGCCGAAAGTTTCAACCTGCAGTCCGGGTTGACGCTTGAGGCAAGCGCCCTTACCGGGATGAATATCTGCAGCACGAACAACAATGATTTCATCATGTATCAAAACATTGACCTCGGAGCGGGAGCGAATGTTGTCCAGGCGAGAGTCGCGGTCGGGTCCGCAGGCGGGCGCGTGGACGTACGAATCGATTCCGCGGTCGGACCTTTGATCGCTACGATTGACGTCGAAAACACCGGAGGCTGGCAGACGTGGCATACCTTGACGGCGAAACTTTCGGACACGGTTGTTGGGAAGCATGATATTTATCTGGTATTTAAGGCTGACAACGACAGGGAGGGCGTCGCGAATATCGACTGGATTAAGTTCGGCGATTCGAGCGTTAACAAGTCCAATCTGAAACAGATGCTTTTACTGGCCGAAAGCGAATTGCTGAAAGATTACACGTCAAGTTCGCTGAGGCAATTGCGGGCTGTGCATGACAACGCGCTGGCTGTATATGAGGATTTGAATTCGACACAGCAGCAAGTTGACGATGCCGTGATTGCGTTAATCAAGGCTATCGAATCGCTGGTTTATGTCGGCGGCGTTCAGGCTGAATACTATACCCTGCAGAGAAGAACAGGTCTTGATCGCGGAGCTGTCTATCCTTACGGTCTGGACGCGACGAGGAAAAAGGATGTTTTGATTGACGACAATATCAATTTCAGCAATATGGAAGGCCTGCTTTCACAACACGCCGGGCAAAGCGACTACGCGGGCGTCAGATGGACCGGAAGGATCAAAGCGCCTGTCACGGGGACATATGTATTTACTACATATACCGACAATGGCGTTCAATTCGACTTCAACAGCGAAGCCAACCTGATCAACTGGTGGGTTAACGATTGGGAGCAATATAAATCAACAAAAGCGGTAACGCTGCAGGAAGGCGAAATATATAATTTTGAGATGCGTTACATGGAAATTGAAGGCGGGTCATGCGCGTTGCTGTATTGGACGATTGACGACGGAGCGCGCCAGATCGTCCCGATGACATCCTTGCTTTTGCCTTTGGTTGATTATGAGAGGCTTGATTCTCTGGTCGCTCAGGCCAAAGCGCTGAGAGGAAACAAATTTACCCCGGCGTCCTGGCAAAACATGCAGGATTCGTTGCAGAAGGCTTTGGATGTGCGCGACGGGGACAAAATCCTGCAGTATCAGGCGGATGCCGCGGCGACGGATTTGGAGCAAAAGATAACGGCTCTTGTACCGGTATCGGCGCCGGATTGGGAAGCGTCGTTTACGGCGGCCGAATCGGACGGGAAAATCGATGTTTCGGCCTATGTATCGAACAACACCACCACATTAAGCACGGTCAACGTAGTGATCGCCGAGTACGATAAGCTCACAGGCAGGTTGCTTGCGGTTGACTCCAAACAGGTTGCGCTGCATGACGCAGACGAAGAAATCGGCCTGACACTGGCCGTCAAGGGGGATTATGTGCTGAAATTGTTCGTATGGGACAGCGTTACGTATGCCCCGAAGATGAACCCTGTTCCGTAA